A genome region from Magnetococcales bacterium includes the following:
- a CDS encoding phosphatidylglycerophosphatase A produces MTSKDLTPLPISLILPASPFGTKNADRWTTSSAHHLVRTPFTGGRKIAFKTANQYTDPLAMFLATWGGTGRILWAPGTIGILGAVPLYLLLRQHGEKSLLVGLLVLTILGIWAAHAAVRILGQAAPSEVVVDEVAGFLLAMLWVPFDWFWVVLGFVCFRLFDRVKPWPIVWLEQRLPGGWGVMADDLAAGICSAFVLKILVDLTA; encoded by the coding sequence TTGACATCGAAGGACCTCACCCCTCTCCCCATCTCCCTGATCCTCCCTGCTTCCCCTTTCGGCACAAAAAATGCTGATCGTTGGACCACGAGTTCTGCTCATCACCTCGTGAGAACCCCGTTCACAGGAGGAAGGAAAATCGCCTTCAAGACAGCCAATCAATACACGGATCCCCTGGCCATGTTTCTGGCAACCTGGGGTGGTACCGGTCGGATTCTGTGGGCACCCGGAACGATTGGTATCCTGGGTGCCGTGCCGCTCTACCTGTTGTTGCGACAACACGGCGAGAAATCCTTGCTGGTGGGATTGTTGGTGTTGACCATCCTGGGCATCTGGGCGGCCCATGCGGCCGTGCGTATCCTGGGCCAGGCAGCCCCTTCCGAAGTGGTGGTCGATGAAGTGGCCGGTTTTCTTCTGGCCATGCTGTGGGTGCCCTTCGACTGGTTCTGGGTGGTGCTGGGATTTGTCTGTTTTCGTCTGTTCGATCGCGTCAAACCCTGGCCAATCGTGTGGCTGGAACAGCGTTTGCCAGGAGGCTGGGGCGTCATGGCCGATGATCTGGCAGCAGGGATTTGCAGTGCCTTCGTACTGAAAATTTTGGTGGACTTGACGGCATGA
- a CDS encoding response regulator, giving the protein MARILIVDDQPDIRAVLRFRLEFADHTVDEAANGLEGMEKTLAGQYDLVLFDMHMPVMDGHEAVRELRRKGYTGRIVAVTAGVLSRDENQAMESGCSGFISKPVEENFEERIAAILQTAI; this is encoded by the coding sequence ATGGCCCGCATTCTGATCGTCGATGATCAACCGGATATTCGTGCCGTGCTGCGGTTTCGGCTCGAATTTGCCGATCACACGGTGGACGAGGCCGCCAACGGCCTGGAAGGCATGGAAAAAACCCTTGCCGGTCAATATGATCTGGTGCTTTTCGACATGCACATGCCGGTCATGGACGGCCATGAAGCCGTCCGTGAACTGCGCCGGAAAGGGTATACGGGACGTATTGTCGCCGTGACAGCTGGCGTGCTGTCCCGGGATGAAAACCAGGCCATGGAAAGTGGCTGCAGCGGGTTCATCAGTAAACCTGTCGAGGAAAATTTCGAGGAACGCATTGCAGCCATTCTGCAAACAGCTATTTGA
- a CDS encoding CHASE domain-containing protein, with translation MANLSSPSGLSRLVPWLISGLSLWATLAGWQIFHDEALTRAKVHFAGEVTEHRSAILNRMQAYEQILRSGVALLDASDHVTRQEWRTFVESLHVARLYPGIQGFGWSVFIRPAELAAHEQSLRAEGFPDYRLRPEGSREIYSSITYLEPFEKRNLRAFGYDMFSEPVRRTAMEQARDSGHAALSGKVTLVQETEADKQAGCLIYLPVYKKSHPLHTVAERRAAIIGFVYAPFRMNDLLQGILRNKHHLVGLRIFDGDTIDPESVLYDSWRGNSPGRIPGTFVHRELLTIAGHAWQMELQSTAVFDASVDREKQFIVLVGGMASSILLFAMIRNLSRSRDQAVKMAQKITADLSINESRTRAILDTAVNGIITMDTARRIITFNPAAEKIFGYTLAEVFGKNVKMLMPDPYHSEHDSYVERYIQTRKSRIIKVGGREVTGQRQDGSTFPLWLAVGEAHVGEEHIFVGCVVDITDRKQTESELLAAKNVAEEANRAKSEFLNTMSHELRTPLTVILGYLPLLGQSEKKIPTAKKLAMALTGTPEAEEFARFVQQIGNMAREMKRNGEHLLTLINDLLDISKIEAGKLTLDLQVIDAEEVVQGVLDALRVKADEKNLQLVGTLTKTHLLADATRLRQILINLVGNAIKFTDRGEVHVTMKPVEKFVEFTVMDTGIGIPAHELDHIFERFHQVDGSTTRRAGGTGLGLTITKKLVEISGGTISVVSAPGTGSTFRFTIPTREET, from the coding sequence ATGGCAAACCTGTCATCCCCTTCAGGCCTGTCCCGACTCGTTCCATGGCTGATTTCCGGCCTGAGCCTGTGGGCCACACTGGCCGGTTGGCAGATTTTTCATGATGAAGCCCTGACCCGGGCCAAAGTCCATTTTGCCGGCGAAGTGACCGAACACAGATCGGCCATCCTGAACCGCATGCAGGCCTATGAGCAAATCCTGCGCAGTGGCGTCGCCCTGCTGGATGCCAGCGACCATGTGACCCGGCAGGAGTGGCGCACCTTTGTCGAAAGTCTTCATGTTGCCAGGCTCTATCCTGGCATCCAGGGCTTTGGCTGGTCCGTTTTCATCCGTCCGGCAGAGCTGGCAGCGCATGAACAATCCCTGCGTGCCGAAGGCTTTCCCGACTATCGTCTCCGTCCCGAGGGCAGCAGAGAAATCTACAGCTCGATCACCTATCTTGAACCCTTTGAAAAACGCAATCTGCGGGCCTTCGGCTATGACATGTTTTCCGAACCCGTGCGCCGCACCGCCATGGAACAGGCACGCGATTCCGGACATGCCGCCCTCTCCGGCAAGGTGACCCTGGTCCAGGAAACCGAAGCAGACAAACAGGCCGGCTGCCTGATCTATCTGCCGGTCTACAAAAAATCACACCCCCTGCATACGGTCGCAGAGCGTCGGGCCGCCATCATCGGCTTTGTCTATGCCCCCTTTCGCATGAATGACCTGCTGCAAGGCATCCTGCGCAACAAACATCACCTGGTTGGTTTGCGCATTTTCGACGGCGACACCATCGATCCGGAAAGCGTGCTGTACGACTCGTGGCGCGGGAATTCTCCAGGCAGAATTCCCGGAACATTCGTCCACAGGGAACTCCTGACCATCGCCGGTCATGCCTGGCAGATGGAGCTGCAAAGTACCGCCGTATTCGATGCCAGCGTGGATCGGGAAAAGCAATTCATCGTGCTGGTCGGCGGCATGGCATCCAGTATTCTGTTGTTTGCCATGATTCGCAATCTGTCCCGTTCACGCGACCAGGCGGTCAAAATGGCACAGAAAATCACAGCGGATCTCTCCATCAATGAATCAAGAACCCGCGCCATCCTGGATACCGCCGTCAATGGCATCATCACCATGGACACGGCGCGACGCATCATCACTTTCAACCCGGCAGCGGAAAAAATTTTTGGCTACACGCTGGCGGAGGTCTTCGGAAAAAACGTTAAAATGCTCATGCCCGACCCCTACCATTCAGAACACGACAGCTATGTCGAACGTTATATTCAGACGAGAAAATCCCGCATCATCAAAGTCGGTGGCCGGGAGGTAACCGGGCAACGCCAGGATGGCAGTACCTTCCCACTCTGGCTGGCCGTCGGCGAAGCGCACGTTGGCGAAGAACATATCTTCGTCGGCTGTGTTGTCGATATCACCGATCGGAAACAAACAGAAAGTGAACTGCTTGCCGCCAAGAATGTCGCAGAAGAAGCCAATCGGGCCAAATCGGAATTTCTCAATACCATGAGCCACGAGCTGCGCACCCCGCTGACGGTAATCCTCGGATATCTGCCGTTGCTCGGTCAATCCGAAAAAAAAATTCCAACCGCCAAAAAGCTGGCCATGGCCCTGACCGGTACGCCGGAAGCCGAGGAGTTTGCCAGGTTTGTGCAACAAATCGGCAACATGGCCCGAGAAATGAAACGCAACGGGGAACATCTCCTGACGCTCATCAACGATCTTCTGGACATTTCCAAGATTGAAGCAGGAAAATTGACGCTGGATTTGCAGGTCATCGATGCGGAAGAGGTCGTGCAGGGTGTCCTGGATGCCCTGCGCGTCAAGGCCGATGAAAAAAACCTGCAACTGGTCGGCACACTCACAAAGACCCATCTCCTGGCCGATGCAACCCGACTGCGCCAGATTCTCATCAATCTGGTCGGGAATGCCATCAAATTTACCGACCGGGGTGAGGTCCATGTAACCATGAAACCCGTTGAAAAATTTGTCGAATTCACTGTCATGGATACCGGAATCGGCATTCCGGCCCATGAATTGGATCACATTTTCGAGCGGTTTCATCAGGTGGATGGCTCCACGACCCGGCGGGCCGGCGGCACTGGCCTGGGCCTGACCATCACCAAAAAACTGGTCGAAATTTCCGGTGGCACAATCTCGGTTGTCAGCGCACCCGGCACCGGTTCCACATTCCGTTTCACAATTCCAACCCGAGAGGAGACGTGA